The Asticcacaulis sp. EMRT-3 region TAGTTCGCCTGGATGCCGAGGCCGTCGAACGGCTTGGGCAGGGCGGTGAAATAGCGCTGATAGGCAACTTCAAAGCCCTTGACGCTGGCGCCTTCGCCATTGACCGGGCCGGTGATCACCGCATTGCGGGTGACGCCATTATTGGTCAGCGGCACGACGAAGGTGCTGTTCTGGATATAGTCGTAGAACGTCTTGGTGAAGATGTCGAAGCTGAACGACCCCACCGCCGCGAAGTAGTGCTCCAGCGACAGATCGAACTGGTCGGCCTGAATCGCCTTGAGGCGCGGATTGCCGGTCGAGCCTGAATAGCCGTAAATATAGCTGACCGGCTGGCCGGAACCATTGAGCACGATGCTGGGATTACCCTGAGTGATCGCCGATTGCGGCACATAGCTGCGTTGCAGGGTGATGTAGTTCTTCAAAAGGCCCATATCGGGCATCGACATGCCGCGCGACGCCGCGAAGCGCACAATCCAGTCACCGGGGAAGGCGAAGGCCAGGTTCAGGCTGGGCAGGTTATAGGTATGCGAGGTCTTGACCGTCGAACTGGCATAGCCGCCGTTCGAGAAGGCCTGATCATCGGTCGAATTGACGGCCAGACATTGCGGCGAGATGGCATATTGACCCGTTTGCAGGGAAGCAATCTCTTCGGGGCTAAGCGGTTTACAGTTCAGGTCGTCCGCCGTGAAGGGGGTGGCGAAATTGGTGGCCCCCACGCTGGTCAGGTCGGTCTTGACCAGACGCATCCCGATATTGCCCGACAGGGTGATGCTGCTGCCGAACAGGGTGGCGTCAGGCCCGCCGAACTTCAGCATCACATAGGCCGAATCCTCCTTCTGGGTGACATTGAGGATTTCGCCCGGCTGGAAGCAGCTTCCGGCGATATTGGCCGCCCGCATACAGATCGGATCCCAGGTGGAGGACGGCGTCTTGCCGCCCGCTGACTGCGCCGTCATGCCGAAGGTGGACTCCATCAGATTGATGTCCTTCAGATAGGACGGATTGATGGTGACGAACTGATCCTGACCGATCAGACCCTTCAGCAGACCGCTGTCGCCGAAATTGGTCGTCTGCCAGTAGGTGCCGGGATAGCCGGCGAAACTGGCCGTGGCCGGCGCATCGAGGTGGAAGGAATCGGCCGGATTGGCCCCCCAGTTGCTCGAAATCGGCTGCCAGTCATAGGCCGACCACTGGTTGAGCTGGTCGCGCTCGGACGTGCGCACGCCTGCCCGCAATTCGTTGAGCCACGGGCCGTCGAAGGCATAGGCGCCGTCGATCTGGAAGGCGTTCATCGTCGCCTTGCTGTCTTCCAGATGATCCATGATCGATTCGTTGAAATAGTTGCGATAATCGGCCAGCGGATCGGTGCCGACCACATTATAGCCCGACGGTGCTTCAAAATTCAGCTTGGGCAGGTCGCCGGTCAGATCGACATTCAGATTGGCATAGGTGCCGTTGCGATAGGTGATGTCGTAATGGGTGTTAGTCGACAAAACGTGCTGAGCGTCGAAGGTCAGCTTCAGCTTGTCGGTCGGCATCCAGATGAAGTTGAGCGCCGTGTCCTCGACATTGCGCTTTTCGGTCGAATAGCGCGTGGCCAGATTAACGGCGGGCGCGATGCGGCACGGCACATTGGCGTGGGTCGAATCGGAATCTAGGCAGGGCTGATAGATCGGTTCGTTAATGCCATACTGATCATAGGTGCCGTATTGATCGGTCGAGCCGGGCAGATAGGTGACCGGATTGGCGCTCCAGTCGATGCCGCCATAGCCCCAGTCGCCCGCCGAGGAGGTGATGACGCCCTTCTGGAACATGCCATTGCTGCCGAAAGTGAACGGCGTGCCGCCGCCCGCCTGATTAATGCCAAGGCCCGGCGCATCGGGCGGGGCGATAATGGAAGGATCGGTCCAGACGGTCGATTGCGTGGTGATCGACGGATCGACATAGGCCCAGTAGCTGAGCAACTGGTCTTCGTTCCAGCTATTCTGATAGCTCGACTTGTTATATTGCAAAGTCGCCTTGAAGTGATTGTCGGTGCTGGCCCATTGTCCGGCCAGCGACAGGCCGCGGCGCGTGCGGTCATAGACGGTGTTGTTATAGCTGATGCCCGACGGGATGTAGTTCATCTGGTCGGTATAGGTGCCTGCTGCAAATGGCATCATGCGTGGCAGGATGGCGCCCTGGCTGGTCGTTTCGATCTTGGAATAGGCGATGTCGGCCAGGAAGCCGAAATCACCGAGATCGGTGCTCCAGCGATTGGAATAGAGCACCGAACCCGACGGCGTCCACGTCTTGCTCAGATCGCCGTAATCGCCCTCAATCGTGCCCGAAATCAGTTGTCCCTTCTGATCGAACGGCAGGCGCGTGCGCAGATTGACCGTACCAGCAATCCCGCCTTCCAGCATATCGGCGGTCAGGTTCTTGTAGGTATCGACGCCCGACAGCATTTCCGGCGACACATCTTCCCAGCTCAGGCCCGAAGCATCGCCCGCGCTGAAGATGTCGCGGCCATTGAATTCCGATTTGACCTGTTGCAGGCCACGAATGATCACGCCGGTCGGCTCAGCCGGAAAGTGCATGACATCGCCGCCCGCCACCGAGCGGATCACCGTCACGCCCGGCACGCGCTGAAGCGCCTCGGCCACCGACTTGTCGGGGAAGGCGCCAATATCGGTGGCGGTGATCGAATCGACGATGGTATCGGCTTTTTTCTTGATGTCCTGCGCGCTTTGCAGCGCCTTGCGCGAACCGACGACGACGACCGTGGTGTCGTCCGTGGTGGCGGCCTTATCTGCGGTCGTATCTGTCCCGGCCGTCTGCGCCAGCGCATGACCCGCCCCCCCAAGCACGCCACACAGCAGGGCTACCGTCAGGGCGGTGCGCGAAACACCGCAATTGTTCCTCTTGATTCTCATCGTCCTAACACCCTCTGATATTGTTTTATGTCGCCCCCAATTGAATTGGGCTACATTCAATATGCTACATTTACTACAGGGCGTCAAACCCTGTTATGCGGGTGTGAAATAAATATGACAATTAACGAAAGCTGTTGCAATTCGGCAATAGTCAGATTGATGAGGTGCGATAAGATATTGAAATTGCATAAAAAAACGGAACACGACAGTTAAGTCGTGTTCCGTCAGGTCTATGAAAACGGCGGCAATTCCGTTTTCATTCGTAAAGGTGCCGGTTTTAGAAGCTCATGCCCACGCCGACCGTGATGGTGCGGCCAAAGGCGCTGTAGCCGGAATCGACGCCGCTGCCCGTGCCGGTGGCGCCCGCCGACCAGATGGCGTTTTCATCGCCATTAAGGAAGGTTCTGACAATCGTATTGGTCAGGTTCTTGCCTTCTATATAGACCTTGATGCGCGGGGTAACGGCATAGGAGGCGGTGGCGTTCAGCCAGCTCGTCGCCTTGGAAATGGCGGGCCAGCCATCCACTTCGGTATAGGTGGACTGGGTGAAGGAACCGGCATAATCCCATGATACGCTGGCCAGGATCGGGCCGTGTTCATAAAAGACATTGGCCGAGAAGGTGGTGGGCGATACGCCCGCTTCCGGCCCTGCCGACTGGCCGTCGATCACCGTCTTGCTCCAGGTATGGGTATATTCGGCGTGGACGCCAAAGCCATTATCAAGAATGTGCTGCCAGCTCAGTTCGATGCCGTAAATATCGGCCTTGTCGCCATTGACCGGCTGATTGATGCTGAATGGCAGGGCCGTGCAGGGGTCGCCGTTAAAGCAGCCGACCGCGCCAATATCGACATTATTGGTCTGGGCGGTGGTAATATCGTCGCGCAGGCGCTTGTCGAACAAGGCCACCGACAACAGATCGCGCGGCTGGTAATACCATTCCAGCGAGGCGTCGAACTGGTCGGCCTTGATCGGACGCAGATCGGCATTGCCGTCATAATAGAGGATATATTCCTGATTGATGGCGTTGTTGGTCGAGGTCGGCACAAGCTGGTTGAGATTGGGGCGCGACATGACCTCGGCGGCGCCTAAGCGCAGTTGCAGGTCGGGGCGGATATGGTAGATCAGGTTCAGCGACGGCAGGGCCAGGGTGTAATGGCCCTTGGCATTGACCGGGGTGATGTCGGAATATTGCACCACGCCCGGATTGGTCGGGTTGGACGTGTCCGCCACGGTCACCGACAGGATCTCATTGGTGGCGGTTGTGGCGTGCGTCCGGGTCGACACCATGCGCAGGCCCAGATTGCCGTCCCATTTCCCGATGCTGAAACTGCCTTCAATAAAGGCGGCGAAGGTCTTTTCATTCACATCGTAGGAATTGGTCGGATTATATTGCGGCGCGGTCAGGCTGAAATCATAGACGCCCTCGCCGCTCGTATAGTTGGGCGTACCGTCGAGATTTTTCAGTCCTGCCAGCAGGGCATTGGCGTTGAGCAGCGCCATCGTCATCGGGAACTTGCCGCCCGCCCCTTCCATGAAGTGCGGGAAGTTGAAGGTGGAGATGACATCAGCTCCCATTGTGGCGAAGGTGATCGGCCCCGGCTGACCATCCAGCGTATTATAGAGTGAGCCATACTGGTTCGAGCCGTTGTTCCAGTCATTGCTGATATCGCGGCGCGACTTGGAGCGGTCGGTATAGTTGACGCCGAAGGTCACCTTTTGCAGCCAGCCCGTATCCTGATGCCAGGTGCCATTGAGCTTCAGGCCGGTAATCTTGTCCTGAATCGAAAAACCACTCAGGCCGACATAGTGGGTGCTCCACAGGCTCTGGTCATTGAGCTGGCCCGAAGCCAGGGCTGTGGCGTAATCGACGCCGCCCGGCAGGGTGATCGTCATGTCCGGCAACCCGCCCGGATTGGCGGTCATGGTGATCGTGTCCTGATTATAGGGGGTGGGCGACACAAGGCCTGCGGTGACGAAGGTGTCGGTGCCGCCTTCGGGACGGTCGGCCTTCGAATAATAGGCGTCGCCGTCAAACGTCAGGTGATCATTGACATTCCAGCTTCCGTTCACGCCGAACAGCGAGGTATCGACGATGCGGTTGACGGTCTGGTTCACGACTTCCGGCGTGAAATTGGTGCCGGTAAACGAGGTGATCAACCCGTTATTGACGGTGACATGGCTCCATTCGGGATTGCCATTCGCATCATAGGTGAAATCGGGATAGAAGGAGTGGTTATAGGCCACCTGCGGATCGCGCAGGCGCGTAAACATCAGGTCAGCGACGATATGGATGTCGTCGGACGGCCGCCATTCCAGCGTGCCGGTCAGCGCCGTGCGTTTTTTCTCGTCAACGATGGAGCCATACGAGATGCAGCATTCGGCCACCACGGCATTGTTGGAATTAAGCGGCCAGACACCGGGACTGGCCGGGTCATAGGTATTGTAGTTGAGCGAGTCGCTGCGCGTCTTGGTGTCGGAATAGACGGCGCCCAGCAGGAAGCCGAAATGGCCGCCATCCGTGGTGTCGCTGATAAAGCCGGAAACCTTGTCGCCATAATATTCCGACATGTCATTATAGCTGCCTTCGGCGCGCAGGGCGGCGTGGAAGCCTTTGTGATCAAAGGGGCGCGCCGAGCGCAGATTGACCGTGCCGCCGATACTGCCTTCCATCGCCGAAGCCTGTGGCGATTTCAAAACGTCAGCGCCGGAAATAATATCCGACGGCAGGATGTCGAAGGCGAAGTCGCGGCCATCATCATCGGTGGCCAGGATGCGGTCGTTCAGGGTGACGATATTATATTGAGAGCCTAAGCCGCGCACGCTGACATATTGCCCTTCGCCGCCCGTCGTGCGGTTGATGGTGATGCCGGTAATATGGCTTAAGGAATCGGCGACATCATTATCGGGAAAGCGCCCCAGCTCGGTGGCATTGATCGAATCGGTAATGACGCTGGCGTCGCGTTTGATATGCAGCGACTTGGCCAGACTGCCACGCATCCCGACCACCACCACCTCGGTTGTGTCAGAAGCGGAGGTTGGCGCAGCGGGGGCTGGCGAAGCGGCGGGGGCGCTGTCCTGCGCCGCGGCCAGGGCCGGATACGCCACAGCGACCAGAGCGACACCGCCCATGAGCGCATTTACGAGGTTTTTCTTTACACGCATCGTTTCGCCTCCATCATGCGGCCTACCGGAAAGGCAGTGCCAATCTTTCGTTATCTTTCGTTACGCACCACTTCCTCGCTGTCAACAGATAAAAACCGCAATTAGGCCATCTATTTTCGACATCGCAACGAAATGAAACAAATATGTCACGTTTTTTCATTCTGTCCGGCGGTTTTGACCAGGCAAAGCACATCCGCATTGAAATTTGGGCGTCATTTAGGGATAACGGACGAGATAACGACTCACAAAGCGCCTGTGTGCGCAGCCGAAAGACCGACACATGACCGCAGCGACACGGGTTACGCGCGACACCAGCGAACGCCGCCGCCAGATTACCCATATGATCAAATCGCGTGGCAGCGTGCAGGTTGCGTCCTTGTCGGATGTGTTCGGCGTGTCGATGCAGACCATCCGCAAGGATCTGCACTTCCTTGAAATGCATGGGGTTGCGGCGCGCGCCTATGGCGGGGCCATCGCTGCCGAAGTGGTCAATATTTCTGAGCCGCCGATTGAGGCCAAGCGCGTCACCCATACGGAAGAAAAGGAACGCATCGGTCGGCTGGCCGCCGCCCTGGTGCAGCCGGGCGACTCGATCATGCTCGATTCCGGCACGACCGCCATGCAGATTGCGCGCTTCCTGCCCGATGATGACGGCATCACCGTCGTCACCAATGATTTCGACGTGCTGGGTGCGCTCAGCCAGAAGCGCAACCTGAAGATCGTCATGCTGGGCGGCGAACTGCGCCGCAAGAACATGGCCTTTTACGGCGCGCAAACCCTGGCTGCGCTTGATGATCTGCTGCTCGACAAGCTGTTTCTCGGCGTCGATGGCTTTGATGTTGAGCGCGGCATCACCACCCATTTCGAACCCGAAGCGCAACTGAACCGCAAGATGGTGGAGACGGCGCGGCGCATTATCGCGGTGACGGACTCATCGAAATTCGGCAAGGTCTGCCTGCACCGCATCATCGACATCAGCGAAATCGATGACCTGATCACCGATTCCGATGCGCCCGACTATATTCGCCAGCCCGAAGCCCATCTCGGTTTCCGCGTCCATCTGGCTTAGAACGGCGTAACCTTTAAAGCTTGCGTTGAAGAAAGTAACCCCTCCGTCTCGACGCGCTTCGCTGGCTCGACACCTCCCCATGAATGGGGAGGAGGGATGTGCCGTCTGCCTCCCTCCTCCCTATCGAGCAAAGCGAAGATGGGGAGGTGGCGGCGAAGCCGTCGGAGGGGTCGTTTTGAATCTTGCCCATATCTCAAACGACAGACCACTGCGCCGAAACTTTTTCTTTCGTTTTGTTATCTTTTTGTTGCGTTAGGCAAAAATTCCGTGCAGCATCGCAAGCAACGATGTCACGCCGCACCCGAAGCGGCCCCGCGCCGGAGCCTGCGAAACCATGACCGCACACGCACCTATTCGCCGCCGCACCCTGTTGTCGCTGCTGGGCGGGGCCGCCCTGACACCGATGCTGATGCCGGAAATGGCGTTTGCCAGACAAAAGGCTGCCCTGCCCGTCGCCGCCGCGTCTGACAGCGCCATCAACATTGCCTTCGACGCCCGCCTCTATAGCCGCGTATCGATCCGGCAGGACGGCGCATGGCTGCAACTCAGCGATTTTGCGCCGAGCGATTATGTTAGCCTGAAAAGCGTCGATAAAGCGGGTAAAGCGCCCGCCGTTCGCATCGATACCTTTCATTTCGTCAGCCGCAAAAACGAAGCGGTCAGCGACATTCACGGCGCGGGCCAGCGCTTCACGATCACCGGACGCTCTCCCGAAGGACTGGAAAAAACGGTCAGCCTGACCTTTTATGACCGCTATCCGGGCTTTGTCCTCCAGCAGGTCAGCTATCGCAATGCGGGCGCGAAAACGCTCGACATCGCAAGCTGGGCCAATGGCGCCCACACGCTGAAAGACGGCGAACACGGCTTCTGGTCGTGGTCGGGTTCATCGCACGAAGACCGCCGCGACTGGGTGCAACCGGTCAAGTCCGGCTTCGACCAGCCCAATTTCATGGGCATGAACGCCTCGGATTACGGCAGCGGCACGCCGGTCGTCGATGTGTGGCGACCCGATGCGGGGCTGGCGGTCGGCCATGTCGAGCCCGTGCCGAAACTGGTGTCTCTGCCGCTGGTCGCCATGCGGGCGGGCGCCGCCATCGCCGTCAATATGGAGCATGTCGTCACGCTCAAACCGGGCGACAGCTTTGCGACGCTCGACACCTTCGTTACGGTGCATCGCGGCGACTATTTTGTGACGCTCGACACCTATCGCCAGATCATGTCGGAGCGCGGACTGGCCTCGCCCGTCACGCCCGCCGCCTCCTATGAGGGCATCTGGTGCGCCTGGGGCTATGACCGCGTCGGCACGCCCGAAGAGGTGGAGGGCACGCTGGCCAAGGCCGCCGATCTTGGCCTGACCTGGGTCGTGCTCGATGATGGCTGGCAGACCTCGGAAGGCGACTGGTATCTCAATCCGAAGAAGTTTCCGCGCGGCGATGCCGACATGCGCGCCTTCACGGCGAAAATAAAGGCGGCGGGCATGAAGCCCCGGCTGTGGATCACGCCCTTGGCCGTCGAACCGGGCACCGACCTTTTGCACGATCACAGCGACATGCTGCTGCTTGATCAGAACGGCGCGCCGCAACTGATTTCATGGTGGAACTCCTTTTACCTGTGTCCGGCCTATCAGCCGACCATCGACTATACCGAGGCCCTGTTCACCAAGATCTTCAGGGACTGGGGCTATGACGGCGTCAAGATCGACGGCCAGCACCTGAATGGCGTCGCACCCTGCTATAATCCCTTGCACAATCACGCTTACCCGGAAGAATCGGTCGAAAAGCTGCAAACCTTCTGGCAATGCGTTTACGATACGGCGCAGGCCGTCCATCCTGAGGCCGTGGTCGAGCTTTGCCCATGCGGCGACTGCTATTCCTATTTCAACTTCCCCTATATCAACAATGCCCCGGCCTCCGACCCGACCTCATCGTGGCAGGTGCGCCTGAAAGGCAAGTCGCTGAAGGCGCTGATGGGGCCTTCAGCACCGTTTTCCGGTGACCATGTTGAGCTGTCGGATGGCGGCGATGATTTTGCCTCGACGGTCGGCATCGGCGGGATTGTTTCGACCAAGTTCACCTGGCCGCACGAGGGCCGCGCGCCCGGATCCAACTTCCTGCTGACGCCGGAAAAAGAGGTTTTGTGGCGCAAATGGATCGCCATCTATAATGAAAAGCGGCTGGCGCAGGGCATTTATCGCGGCGAGCTGTACGACATCGGTTTCGACAAGCCCGAAGCCCATGTCGTCGAAAAAGACGGGCGGCTATACTATGCTTTTTACGCCGAAAACTGGCGCGGGCCGGTGGAATTCCGGGGCCTGAAGGGCGCTTACCGCTTGCGCGACTATTTCAATGACCGCGATCTGGGCAACGTGTCGGAGACTAGCCCGCACCTCGATCTCGCCTTTGAGCGTTTCCTTGTTATCGAAGCCATTCCTGCCGGGGCTACAGCATGACCGATCCCGTAATCACCGCCGTGCCGCCCGCCGATGCGACACCCGAAACCGGTGGCCGCCGCTGGCTGTGGTTTGCCCTCGCCACGGTCGTTTTATGGGGCGTCTGGGGCGCCTTTGCCGGGATTTCGGCGCAGCGCAGCTTTCCCGAAACCCTGACCTACTGCGTCTGGGCCGTCACCATGATCGTGCCCGCCGTCATCGTCATGCAGCGTGAGCGCTGGAAGCTCGACATCCACCCCAAGGCCATCGCCTATGGTCTGGCCATCGGGCTTCTGGGGGCGGGCGGGCAGATGGTGCTGTTCTATGCCGTCTCGACCGGCCCGGCCTATCTGATCTTTCCGGTGATTTCCTTGTCACCGCTGATCACCATCGTCATGTCTTTCCTTATCTTGCGCGAACGCACCAATTGGCTGGGCGCGCTCGGCGTGGTGCTGGCCCTGCTTGCCCTGCCGATGTTCGATTACGATCCGGGCGGCACAGCGGTCGTGCATGGGGTGGGCTGGTTCGTGCTGGCCCTGATCGTCATGCTGTGCTGGGGCATACAGGCCTATTTTATGAAGAGCGCCAATAATGTGATGAGCGCCGAAAGCATCTTCTTTTACATGATGATTTCGGGTCTGGTGCTGATCCCGGCGGCCCTGCTGATGACCAATTTTTCCCGTCCGATCAACTGGGGATGGGACGGGCCGTGGCTGGCCGCCACCATCCAGATGCTCAATGCCGTGGGCGCGCTCCTGCTGGTCTATGCCTTTCGTTACGGCAAGGCGATTGTGGTCGCCCCTTTGAGCAATGCAGGCGGCCCGCTGATCACCGCCATCCTGTCGCTGCTGCTCGAAGGCATTGTGCCGGGGGCCTTGAAGGCCGTCGGGCTGGTACTGGCGCTGTTGGCGTCGATCTTTCTGGCCCTGGCACCCTAAATTTGACGCCCTAAACCGAAATTTATAAGTTTCGTTTTCATTGTTTTTGTTGCGTATCATTGCGGCGCGGGCTATGAAGGCCACAACATCATCGTTTGAAAGGTTTCTGCCATGAGAGCCATGCTCGATCTGGTGGCGCGCCATAAAGCCGGCGTACCCTGTGGCATCGTCTCCGTCTGCTCGGCCCATCCGCTCGTCGTCGAGGCATCCTTACGCCACGCCCTGACGCACGATGCGCCGATCGCCCTGATCGAAGCGACCTGCAATCAGGTCAATCAGGACGGCGGCTATACCGGTATGCAGCCCGCCGATTTTCGTGATTTCGTCTTCGTCATCGCCGACCGGATCGGCCTGCCACGCGCGCGCATCCTGCTGGGCGGCGACCATCTGGGGCCGAACCCGTGGACACACCTGCCTTCCGCCGAGGCGATGGACAAGGCGGAGGTGATGGTGGCGGCCTATGTCAGGGCCGGTTTCCGCAAGATCCACGCCGACTGTTCGATGTCATGCGCCGATGATCCCGTGCCGCTGGCCGAAAAAACCATCGCCGAACGCGCCGCGCGCCTGATCGCTGTCTCCGAAGCGGTGTGGCGTGAAGCGGGCGGCGAGGCCCCCGTCTATGTCATCGGCACCGAAGTGCCCGTGCCCGGCGGCGCGTCCGAAGACCTGCCCGAACTGGAAGTGACATCGCCCGAAGCGGCGCTTACCACCATCCGCACCCATGAGCGCATCTTTCGTGAGCGCGGCCTGACCGCCGCCTGGCCGCGCGTCATCGCCGAGGTGGTGCAGCCCGGCGTCGAGTTCGACCACCATAAGGTCATCGACTATGATCGCGCGAAAGCGAAAGCCTTAAGCCGCGCTATCGAAACCCTGCCGACGATCCTCTATGAAGCCCATTCGACCGATTACCAGACACCGCAGCATTTGCGCGAACTGGTCGAGGACCATTTCGCCATATTGAAGGTCGGCCCCGGCGTCACCTTCGCGCTGCGTGAAGCCTTGTGGGCGCTTGACGCCATTGAGCGCGAATGGATCGCTGCGGATCGCTCCAATTTCCGCGACGTGGTGCTGGAACGGATGCGCGCCCTGCCGCACAACTGGTCGAAATATTATCACGGCGAAGGCCACGCCCTGGCTTTCGACCTGCAATATTCGCTGAGCGACCGCATCCGCTATTACTGGCCCGACGCTGAGATCATGGCCGCCCAGCAACAGATGTTTGACAACCTGACCGAAAACCCGCCGCCACTGGCCCTGATCAGCCAATATATGCCCGACGCCTATGCCGCCATACGCGGTCAAGGTCTTGTCTGCACCCCCGCCCATCTGGTCATGGCCCATATCAGCGTCGTGCTGGATGGCTATTCTGCGGCAACCCAAGGTCAGGTGGAGATGCTCGATGCCTGATATGCCTTTTCCACATACCCACGCCGTGCCCGCCCTGCCCGGTTATGACGAAGCCTGGCTTTCGGCGCATGGCGGCTTCTGGACGGCGCGCGAAATCGCCCAGCAGCCCGACCTGCTGCGCCGGACGCAAGACCTGCTCGGCGCGCAGCAGACCAAGATTGAGGCCTTTCTGGCCCCGCTTCTGGCGCGCCCTGACCTGCGTATCATCCTGACCGGAGCGGGCACCTCGGCCTTTATCGGCGACAGCCTGGCCCCCTGGCTGACGGCAAGGATGCAGCGTCCGGTCGAATCGATCGCA contains the following coding sequences:
- a CDS encoding D-tagatose-bisphosphate aldolase, class II, non-catalytic subunit; this translates as MRAMLDLVARHKAGVPCGIVSVCSAHPLVVEASLRHALTHDAPIALIEATCNQVNQDGGYTGMQPADFRDFVFVIADRIGLPRARILLGGDHLGPNPWTHLPSAEAMDKAEVMVAAYVRAGFRKIHADCSMSCADDPVPLAEKTIAERAARLIAVSEAVWREAGGEAPVYVIGTEVPVPGGASEDLPELEVTSPEAALTTIRTHERIFRERGLTAAWPRVIAEVVQPGVEFDHHKVIDYDRAKAKALSRAIETLPTILYEAHSTDYQTPQHLRELVEDHFAILKVGPGVTFALREALWALDAIEREWIAADRSNFRDVVLERMRALPHNWSKYYHGEGHALAFDLQYSLSDRIRYYWPDAEIMAAQQQMFDNLTENPPPLALISQYMPDAYAAIRGQGLVCTPAHLVMAHISVVLDGYSAATQGQVEMLDA